One stretch of Streptomyces sp. 135 DNA includes these proteins:
- a CDS encoding ATP-binding protein, which yields MSETQTHFDSLTRPVLLAADSPCGIPLARDAARAFARSLDPAPSAKAEETLALVVSELATNALRHGGGRFTLELRADADTVHVAISDPAPAPPRERTPDLNGGTGGFGWPMIRRLTRSVDITQGPGPGKTIHVRLAR from the coding sequence ATGAGCGAGACGCAGACACACTTCGATTCCCTCACGCGCCCTGTCCTACTGGCAGCCGACAGCCCCTGCGGCATCCCGCTCGCCCGCGACGCGGCCCGCGCCTTCGCCCGGAGCCTCGATCCGGCCCCGAGCGCGAAGGCGGAGGAGACCCTCGCCCTGGTGGTCTCGGAACTCGCCACCAACGCACTGCGTCACGGCGGAGGCCGCTTCACCCTGGAGCTCCGCGCCGACGCCGACACCGTGCACGTCGCCATCAGCGACCCCGCGCCGGCCCCACCGCGCGAGCGCACCCCGGACCTCAACGGCGGTACGGGCGGCTTCGGATGGCCCATGATCCGCCGCCTCACCCGCAGCGTGGACATCACCCAAGGCCCCGGGCCGGGCAAGACCATCCACGTACGTCTCGCGCGGTAG
- a CDS encoding MerR family transcriptional regulator yields the protein MDPASPRPVDHLDDDDYPAYTMGRAADMLGITPAFLRALGEHRLITPLRSKGGHRRYSRYQLRIAARARELVDQGTPIEAACRIIILEDQLEEARRINERHRDHQQQDSSA from the coding sequence GTGGACCCTGCCAGTCCCCGCCCCGTCGACCATCTCGATGACGACGACTACCCGGCGTACACCATGGGCCGGGCCGCCGACATGCTCGGCATCACGCCCGCCTTCCTCCGGGCGCTGGGCGAACACCGCCTGATCACCCCGCTGCGCTCCAAAGGCGGTCACCGCCGCTACTCCCGGTACCAGCTGCGCATCGCCGCCCGGGCCCGGGAACTCGTCGACCAGGGCACCCCCATCGAAGCCGCGTGCCGCATCATCATCCTCGAAGACCAACTCGAAGAGGCCCGCCGCATCAACGAACGGCACCGCGACCACCAGCAGCAGGACAGCTCGGCATGA
- a CDS encoding endonuclease/exonuclease/phosphatase family protein, which translates to MVRVDTAETGPREPDRRETRSGAWRAGLRRACASGLRPGPWTRGPLLAVLALSLGLVMLLHARITDRGGLGSLAETFLPWFGLFVPVLLAGGLWRRSASAVVALLLPAVVWLSLFGGLLGDKSRSAGDLTVVGHNVGADNPDPVGTARDLAASGADVLALEEITAQAKPLYEKALAKAYPHHTVLGTVGLWSKLPLSDTEPVDIRQDVGPLAATKPADAVLADVRALRTTVATDRGPLAVYVAHLGSVRVLPGSGFGTGTRDRNAKALAQAVAAEANERVVLLGDLNGTTDDRALDGLTSRLVSVQEEAGDGFGFSWPAKFPVARIDQILVRGVEPESSWVLPATGSDHLPVAAGISW; encoded by the coding sequence ATGGTGCGGGTGGACACGGCGGAGACCGGCCCGCGTGAGCCGGACCGCCGGGAAACCCGCTCCGGTGCCTGGCGCGCGGGCCTACGCCGCGCGTGCGCGTCCGGCCTCCGGCCGGGGCCGTGGACGCGCGGACCGCTGCTCGCGGTACTGGCGCTGTCGCTGGGCCTGGTCATGCTGCTGCACGCGCGGATCACCGACCGGGGCGGCCTCGGCAGCCTGGCGGAGACGTTCCTGCCGTGGTTCGGCCTGTTCGTCCCGGTGCTGCTGGCCGGGGGGCTGTGGCGCCGCTCCGCCTCGGCGGTGGTCGCGCTGCTGCTGCCGGCCGTGGTGTGGCTGAGCCTTTTCGGCGGGCTGCTCGGCGACAAGTCCCGCTCGGCCGGTGACCTCACCGTGGTCGGTCACAACGTCGGCGCCGACAACCCCGACCCGGTCGGCACCGCCCGCGACCTGGCCGCCTCCGGGGCGGACGTACTGGCCCTGGAGGAGATCACCGCGCAGGCGAAGCCGCTGTACGAGAAGGCCCTGGCGAAGGCGTACCCGCACCACACGGTGCTGGGCACGGTCGGGCTCTGGAGCAAGCTGCCGCTGTCGGACACCGAGCCGGTCGACATCAGGCAGGACGTCGGGCCTCTGGCGGCCACCAAGCCGGCCGACGCCGTACTGGCGGACGTCCGGGCCCTGCGCACCACGGTGGCCACGGACCGGGGTCCGCTCGCGGTGTATGTGGCCCACCTGGGGTCCGTGCGCGTGCTTCCCGGGAGCGGCTTCGGGACGGGGACCCGGGACCGCAACGCCAAGGCGCTCGCGCAGGCGGTCGCCGCCGAGGCGAACGAGCGGGTGGTGCTGCTCGGCGACCTGAACGGCACCACGGACGACCGTGCGCTCGACGGCCTCACCTCGCGGTTGGTCTCGGTCCAGGAGGAGGCCGGGGACGGCTTCGGCTTCAGCTGGCCGGCGAAGTTCCCGGTGGCGCGGATCGACCAGATCCTGGTCCGCGGCGTGGAACCGGAGAGTTCGTGGGTGCTCCCGGCCACGGGCAGCGACCACCTGCCGGTGGCGGCCGGGATCAGCTGGTGA
- a CDS encoding M15 family metallopeptidase translates to MHRTRPSARTTARRIRWLVVAGLITAAAVITVVIAAALGHQLPKSSSTSASLAASPHASPGEPRGAPDEADGVVPDGTTVFDDSVPAVAELDPGLLKALRRAAKAAAGDGVEFSVNSGWRSPAYQDRLLREAVARYGSKDEAARWVATAATSPHVSGDAVDIGRSQATAWLSRHGADYGLCQIYENEPWHYELRSEAIGHGCPRIYADPTEDPRMQQ, encoded by the coding sequence ATGCATCGAACCCGGCCATCAGCGCGCACCACGGCCCGGCGGATCCGGTGGCTCGTGGTGGCCGGCCTGATCACCGCCGCGGCGGTGATCACAGTGGTGATCGCCGCGGCCCTCGGCCACCAGCTGCCGAAGTCCTCGTCCACCTCGGCCTCCCTGGCCGCGTCACCGCATGCGTCCCCCGGCGAGCCCCGTGGGGCACCCGACGAGGCCGACGGTGTCGTCCCCGACGGCACGACGGTCTTCGACGACTCGGTTCCGGCCGTCGCCGAGCTCGATCCGGGGCTGCTCAAGGCTCTGCGCCGGGCGGCGAAGGCCGCCGCGGGCGACGGGGTCGAGTTCTCCGTCAACAGCGGCTGGCGTTCCCCCGCGTACCAGGACCGGCTTCTTCGCGAGGCCGTGGCCAGGTACGGGTCCAAGGACGAGGCCGCCCGATGGGTGGCCACCGCGGCGACGTCTCCTCACGTGTCGGGGGACGCGGTCGACATCGGGCGCTCGCAGGCGACGGCTTGGCTGTCCCGGCACGGCGCCGACTACGGCCTGTGCCAGATCTACGAGAACGAACCCTGGCACTACGAACTGCGCTCCGAGGCGATCGGCCACGGCTGCCCGCGGATCTATGCCGACCCCACCGAGGACCCGAGGATGCAGCAGTGA
- a CDS encoding response regulator transcription factor, whose product MRVLIVEDEPYMAEAIRDGLRLEAIAADIAGSGDTALELLSVNTYDIAVLDRDIPGPSGDEIARRIVASGSGMPILMLTAADRLDDKATGFELGADDYLTKPFELQELVMRLRALDRRRAHNRPPVREIEGLRVDPFRREVYRDGRYVALTRKQFAVLEVLAAAEGGVVSAEELLERAWDENADPFTNAVRITVSALRKRLGEPWIIATVPGVGYRIDTPPRAGRAGADRG is encoded by the coding sequence ATGCGAGTGCTGATCGTCGAGGACGAGCCCTACATGGCAGAGGCCATCCGCGACGGCCTGCGCCTGGAAGCGATCGCGGCGGACATCGCGGGCAGCGGCGACACCGCTCTGGAGCTGCTGAGCGTCAACACCTACGACATCGCGGTCCTCGACCGCGACATCCCCGGACCGTCCGGCGACGAGATCGCCCGACGCATCGTGGCCTCAGGCAGCGGCATGCCGATCCTCATGCTCACCGCGGCCGACCGTCTCGACGACAAGGCGACCGGCTTCGAACTCGGCGCGGACGACTACCTCACGAAGCCCTTCGAACTCCAAGAGCTCGTGATGAGGCTCAGGGCACTCGACCGCAGACGCGCCCACAACAGGCCTCCCGTACGGGAGATCGAGGGGCTGCGGGTGGATCCGTTCCGCAGAGAGGTGTACCGGGACGGCCGCTATGTCGCACTGACCAGGAAGCAGTTCGCCGTGCTCGAAGTCCTCGCCGCCGCCGAGGGCGGTGTCGTCAGCGCCGAGGAACTCCTGGAACGCGCGTGGGACGAGAACGCCGATCCGTTCACCAACGCCGTGCGCATCACCGTCTCGGCGCTGCGCAAACGGCTCGGCGAACCCTGGATCATCGCCACGGTGCCAGGTGTCGGCTACCGCATCGACACCCCACCCCGGGCCGGACGCGCGGGAGCGGACCGTGGATAG
- a CDS encoding HAMP domain-containing sensor histidine kinase: protein MDRVPGLSVRLKLTFSYAAFVMLAGVLLLAAGWVFLTRVTHVGLVFEPRYRLPVLRAFAPIAAAVLGFLLVFGLLGGWLLAGRMLAPLTRITQATRMATSESLSHRIRLPGRQDEFRELADAFDAMLARLETHVAEQRRFATNASHELRTPLAVSKTLLDVARSDPNSDTRALIDRLHAVNTRAIDLTEALLLLSRADQRSFPREPVDLSLLAEEATETLLALAEKHGVTIETDGELTPTIGSPTLLLQLTTNLVHNAIVHNLRGQGTVWVKTAARPRTVVLTVENTGEPVTAELASTLTEPFRRGTERVRTDHAGVGLGLAIVKTITEAHDGTLTLTPRPAGGLHITVELPGKVELPAKVQLPVK, encoded by the coding sequence GTGGATAGGGTGCCCGGGCTGAGCGTTCGCCTCAAACTCACCTTCAGCTACGCCGCGTTCGTCATGCTCGCCGGTGTCCTGCTGCTCGCGGCCGGGTGGGTGTTCCTGACACGTGTGACCCACGTCGGGCTCGTCTTCGAGCCCCGCTACCGTCTCCCCGTCCTGCGCGCCTTCGCTCCGATCGCAGCCGCCGTACTGGGATTCCTGCTGGTGTTCGGCCTCCTGGGAGGGTGGCTTCTCGCCGGCCGCATGCTCGCGCCCCTGACCCGCATCACCCAAGCCACCCGCATGGCCACGAGCGAATCGCTCTCCCACCGGATCCGGCTGCCCGGCCGGCAGGACGAGTTCCGCGAACTCGCCGACGCCTTCGACGCGATGCTCGCCCGGCTGGAGACACACGTCGCCGAACAGCGGAGATTCGCCACCAACGCCTCGCACGAGCTGCGCACCCCGCTGGCCGTCTCGAAGACCCTTCTCGACGTGGCGCGCTCCGATCCGAACAGCGACACCCGCGCACTCATCGACCGCCTCCACGCCGTCAACACCCGGGCGATCGACCTCACCGAGGCACTGCTCCTGCTCAGCCGTGCCGACCAGCGGTCCTTCCCCCGAGAACCCGTCGATCTGTCCCTGCTCGCGGAGGAGGCCACCGAGACGCTCCTCGCCCTCGCAGAGAAGCATGGCGTCACCATAGAGACCGACGGCGAGCTCACCCCCACGATCGGATCGCCGACGCTCCTGCTGCAACTGACCACGAACCTCGTGCACAACGCGATCGTCCACAACCTCCGCGGCCAGGGCACCGTGTGGGTCAAGACCGCCGCCCGCCCCAGGACCGTGGTGCTCACCGTCGAGAACACCGGCGAGCCGGTCACCGCGGAGCTGGCCTCGACACTCACCGAACCGTTCCGGCGCGGCACCGAACGCGTACGCACCGACCACGCGGGCGTCGGCCTCGGCCTGGCCATCGTCAAGACCATCACCGAGGCACACGACGGCACCCTCACCCTCACCCCGCGCCCGGCCGGCGGCCTCCACATCACCGTGGAGCTCCCTGGAAAGGTGGAACTACCTGCAAAAGTGCAGCTGCCTGTAAAATAG
- a CDS encoding NfeD family protein: MDLWLLWLIVAAVLAAAEIFTLTAALGMLSVAALVTAVGAAIGLPLPFQLLVFALVATITLLFVRPLAVRHVLQPQAARFGIDALVGRAAYVVSEVSGLGGRVRIDGEEWTARAYDETLVIPPGKTVDVVEISGTTAFVYPRD; this comes from the coding sequence ATGGATCTATGGCTGCTCTGGCTGATCGTCGCGGCCGTGCTGGCCGCGGCCGAGATCTTCACCCTCACCGCCGCGCTCGGCATGCTGAGCGTCGCCGCACTGGTCACGGCGGTGGGCGCCGCGATCGGACTCCCGCTTCCCTTCCAGCTCCTGGTGTTCGCCCTTGTCGCCACCATCACCCTGCTCTTCGTACGCCCCCTCGCGGTACGGCACGTGCTCCAGCCCCAGGCGGCGCGCTTCGGCATAGACGCCCTGGTCGGCAGGGCCGCCTACGTCGTCTCCGAGGTGTCGGGACTGGGCGGCAGGGTGCGGATCGACGGTGAGGAGTGGACCGCCCGCGCCTACGACGAGACGCTGGTGATCCCTCCGGGGAAGACCGTGGACGTCGTAGAGATCAGCGGGACCACCGCGTTCGTCTACCCCCGGGACTGA
- a CDS encoding SPFH domain-containing protein — MEASAFLVAGLIIALIALFTVVRAVRIVPQARARNVERLGRYHRTLNPGLNLVIPYIDRVHPVIDLREQVVSFKPQPVITEDNLVVEIDTVLYFQVTDPRAAFYEIANFLQAVEQLTVTTLRNVVGSMDLEKTLTSRDTINSQLRGVLDEATGKWGLRVNRVEIKAIDPPQTIKDAMQKQMRAERDKRAAILGAEGQRQSQILTAEGDKQAAVLRAEGNRTAAILQAEGQSRAIDEVFQAVHRNDPDPKLLAYQYLQALPQLAQGTGNNFWVIPSEITSAFQGVARAFKEDLPRSPATREKPADDMAARAADDTAQAAEAAAEAVADAAKADGTATGALPSEPPR, encoded by the coding sequence ATGGAAGCCTCCGCGTTTCTTGTCGCCGGCCTGATCATCGCGTTGATCGCGCTCTTCACCGTGGTAAGGGCGGTGCGCATCGTCCCCCAGGCTCGCGCCCGCAACGTCGAGCGCCTCGGCCGTTATCACCGCACTCTGAATCCCGGCCTCAACCTCGTCATCCCTTACATCGACCGCGTCCACCCGGTGATCGACCTGCGGGAGCAGGTCGTCTCCTTCAAGCCGCAGCCGGTGATCACCGAGGACAACCTGGTCGTCGAGATCGACACCGTCCTGTACTTCCAGGTCACCGACCCGCGAGCCGCCTTCTACGAGATCGCGAACTTCCTCCAGGCCGTCGAGCAACTGACCGTCACCACCTTGCGCAACGTCGTCGGCTCCATGGACCTGGAGAAGACGCTCACCTCGCGGGACACCATCAACAGCCAGCTCCGCGGCGTCCTGGACGAAGCCACCGGCAAGTGGGGACTGCGCGTCAACCGGGTGGAGATCAAGGCCATCGACCCGCCGCAGACCATCAAGGACGCGATGCAGAAGCAGATGCGGGCCGAACGGGACAAGCGGGCCGCGATCCTCGGGGCCGAGGGGCAGCGCCAGTCGCAGATCCTCACCGCCGAGGGCGACAAGCAGGCCGCCGTCCTGCGCGCGGAGGGCAACCGCACCGCCGCCATCCTCCAGGCCGAGGGCCAGTCGCGGGCCATCGACGAGGTGTTCCAGGCGGTGCACCGCAATGACCCCGACCCGAAGCTGCTCGCCTACCAGTACCTCCAGGCCCTGCCGCAGCTCGCGCAAGGTACGGGGAACAACTTCTGGGTGATCCCCAGCGAGATCACCTCCGCCTTCCAGGGCGTGGCCCGGGCCTTCAAGGAGGACCTGCCCAGGTCACCGGCCACCCGCGAGAAGCCCGCCGACGACATGGCCGCCCGGGCCGCCGACGACACGGCGCAGGCCGCAGAAGCGGCTGCCGAGGCCGTCGCCGACGCGGCCAAGGCCGATGGCACGGCTACCGGCGCGCTCCCGTCCGAGCCGCCTCGCTGA
- a CDS encoding LysE family translocator: MDATTLAAFVAVDLLLVFTPGADWAYAISAGLRDRSVVPAVAGLITGHAAYALLAVAGLAVIVANSPAVLTTLTVAGAGYLLWLGWGVLRQPAAPATAGGTVSASRTQTVLRGASISGLNPKALLLYFSLFPQFLDPATGWPVAAQTGLLSTVHLTACAVVYLAVGVLARTVLKTRPSAALAVSRASGAMMMGIGGLLLAESLAG, from the coding sequence ATGGACGCAACGACACTGGCAGCCTTCGTGGCAGTGGATCTTCTGCTGGTGTTCACGCCCGGCGCGGACTGGGCCTATGCGATCTCGGCGGGCCTGCGGGACCGTTCGGTCGTCCCCGCGGTCGCGGGGCTGATCACTGGACACGCGGCGTACGCGCTCCTGGCCGTCGCGGGCCTGGCGGTGATCGTGGCGAATTCGCCGGCCGTCCTCACGACGCTCACCGTCGCCGGCGCCGGATACCTGCTGTGGCTGGGTTGGGGCGTGCTGCGACAGCCGGCCGCTCCAGCGACCGCCGGGGGGACGGTGAGCGCCTCGCGCACGCAGACCGTGCTCAGGGGCGCGAGTATCAGCGGCCTGAACCCTAAGGCGCTGCTGCTGTACTTCTCGCTGTTCCCGCAGTTCCTCGACCCTGCAACGGGCTGGCCGGTCGCCGCGCAGACCGGGCTGCTGAGCACGGTGCACCTGACCGCGTGCGCCGTCGTCTACCTCGCCGTCGGCGTGCTCGCCCGCACCGTACTGAAGACCCGGCCCTCGGCGGCCCTGGCCGTCAGCCGGGCCTCCGGCGCGATGATGATGGGCATCGGCGGGCTCCTGCTGGCGGAGAGCCTGGCCGGCTGA
- a CDS encoding Lrp/AsnC family transcriptional regulator, protein MDALDRKILTELQLDGRLTVTELAARVRLSVSPCHRRLRDLEREGAIRGYRAIVDPGAVGLSFEALVFATLRWEDADTVSTFEEAVAAVPHVLQAQRLFGEPDYLLRVATTDLAAFQQLYDQQLARLPGVQRLTSTLVMKNVVHDRPLPE, encoded by the coding sequence ATGGATGCCCTGGACCGGAAGATTCTTACCGAGCTGCAGCTCGACGGCCGTCTCACCGTCACCGAACTCGCCGCCCGTGTGCGGCTCAGCGTGTCGCCCTGCCATCGCCGCCTGCGCGACCTGGAACGCGAGGGCGCGATCCGCGGCTACCGCGCGATCGTGGACCCGGGCGCCGTGGGCCTGAGCTTCGAGGCGCTCGTCTTCGCCACCCTGCGCTGGGAAGACGCCGACACCGTCTCGACCTTCGAAGAGGCGGTGGCAGCTGTCCCGCATGTCCTGCAGGCGCAGCGCCTGTTCGGCGAACCCGACTACCTCCTGCGCGTCGCCACCACCGACCTGGCCGCCTTCCAGCAGCTCTACGACCAGCAACTCGCCCGGCTGCCGGGCGTCCAGCGTCTGACGTCCACCCTCGTCATGAAGAACGTCGTCCACGACCGCCCCCTGCCCGAGTAG
- a CDS encoding VOC family protein, translating to MIRKLQAVALDCADAVQLAEFYANLLGGKVIADPGDTDWVEVHGFEGTPLACQRVDGYRPPEWPGQDRPQQLHLDFDVDDLDGEEQRALALGATVLERTDQLQPGANWRIYADPAGHPFCLCFH from the coding sequence GTGATTCGAAAGCTACAGGCGGTCGCGCTGGACTGCGCCGATGCGGTGCAGCTCGCCGAGTTCTACGCGAATCTGCTCGGCGGCAAGGTGATCGCGGATCCTGGGGACACCGACTGGGTCGAAGTGCACGGGTTCGAGGGGACGCCGCTGGCCTGCCAGCGGGTGGACGGCTATCGACCGCCCGAATGGCCGGGCCAGGACCGCCCGCAACAGCTCCACCTGGACTTCGACGTGGACGACCTCGACGGTGAGGAGCAGCGGGCGCTCGCCCTCGGCGCGACGGTGCTGGAGCGGACGGATCAGCTTCAACCGGGCGCCAACTGGCGGATCTACGCGGACCCGGCCGGCCATCCGTTCTGCCTCTGCTTCCACTGA